One window of Legionella pneumophila subsp. pneumophila str. Philadelphia 1 genomic DNA carries:
- a CDS encoding amidase, whose amino-acid sequence MHVNEYIHYDVQELAELIKNHQVGAEEVLRCAQERLYQVNPSLNAVVTDCFEYAHQCLAKMKGNEPYYGVPLLVKDLGHAIEGIRLTEGSRFFSNNLAETNSDLINKLIALGFVPFAKTNTSELGLSCVTDSNLFGPCRNPFDTMRTAGGSSGGSAAAIMAGIAPVATASDGGGSIRIPAACCGLFGFKPTPGLVPSGPLVDEAWSGMATSFILTRSMSDAIALFKNVINPMRLNRLSRKKKKLLITELTGAFAEVPIARECQEAVEKIKEILKNSGHRLNEVHLPLDLQVISSCAHTLIAASTYAKIKTQEQISGRKPMIHELEPITWEFYYRGKMVSAYEFIIAKNKLYQSLRPLHQLLEKTDIVLTPALAQLPLLIGHLRTDEEFNKYLQKKKEFSPFTSLFNQGGLPAMTVPVMFHHHLPVSVQMGSAKGNDLLLLELAHELQSVLPKNITPASIP is encoded by the coding sequence ATGCATGTTAATGAGTATATCCACTATGATGTGCAGGAGCTTGCTGAACTGATCAAAAACCATCAGGTTGGTGCTGAGGAAGTTTTGCGGTGTGCGCAAGAACGCCTATATCAAGTGAATCCTTCATTAAATGCCGTAGTTACAGATTGTTTTGAATATGCGCATCAATGCCTTGCTAAAATGAAAGGTAACGAGCCCTATTATGGTGTTCCGTTATTAGTCAAGGATCTGGGCCATGCCATAGAGGGCATTCGACTAACGGAAGGGTCAAGGTTTTTTTCAAATAATCTGGCTGAGACAAACAGTGATTTGATTAATAAATTGATTGCTCTTGGTTTTGTACCATTTGCAAAAACAAATACTTCAGAATTAGGCCTTTCCTGCGTTACTGACTCTAATTTATTTGGGCCTTGCAGAAATCCTTTTGATACTATGAGAACGGCAGGCGGATCTTCTGGTGGTTCTGCTGCTGCCATAATGGCAGGGATAGCGCCTGTGGCTACGGCAAGCGATGGAGGCGGGTCGATTCGTATTCCAGCGGCTTGTTGTGGTTTGTTTGGATTCAAACCGACACCAGGTCTGGTTCCCTCAGGGCCATTGGTTGATGAAGCATGGTCCGGGATGGCTACCAGTTTTATACTAACTCGTTCCATGAGTGATGCTATTGCATTGTTTAAAAATGTAATAAACCCCATGCGACTTAACAGACTATCGAGAAAGAAAAAAAAATTACTTATTACCGAGTTGACAGGCGCTTTTGCAGAGGTACCAATTGCAAGGGAATGCCAGGAGGCGGTAGAGAAAATAAAAGAAATCCTGAAAAATTCAGGTCACAGATTAAATGAAGTGCACTTGCCATTGGATCTGCAAGTTATCAGTTCATGCGCCCATACTTTAATTGCAGCGAGCACGTATGCGAAAATAAAAACTCAAGAACAAATCAGTGGCAGAAAACCAATGATTCATGAATTGGAACCCATAACATGGGAATTTTATTACAGAGGAAAAATGGTCTCCGCTTATGAATTCATTATTGCCAAAAACAAACTATATCAATCACTAAGACCTCTGCATCAATTATTGGAAAAAACAGACATTGTATTAACTCCTGCATTGGCTCAATTACCCCTGTTAATCGGTCATTTGCGCACTGATGAGGAATTCAATAAGTATCTACAAAAAAAGAAAGAGTTTTCACCTTTTACTTCCCTGTTTAATCAAGGTGGCTTACCCGCTATGACTGTACCAGTTATGTTCCACCATCATTTGCCTGTCTCTGTGCAAATGGGTTCAGCAAAAGGCAATGATTTGCTCTTATTGGAGTTGGCTCATGAATTACAGTCTGTGCTGCCAAAAAATATCACGCCTGCATCAATTCCTTGA
- a CDS encoding BatD family protein encodes MKKLMLWGLLSLFSSLSFAEIKVELEPSQVTMGETFKLSITQEDQQGGGVPDLTELQKDFVILGTERHVNYSIINGQAQSQSQWIVLLRALKPGIFTIPPIKVGLEQSLPITINVQGSANTQALPDEAIQKQDVFLTAEVNEKNPYVNQQIIYTVKLYNSKRLLDADYQGPKVDDALLIPLGDAKRYHAVHNNINYVVEEQTYAIYPQKSGTLKIISPIFNALVYDYNPQRTKATDKAINLTIKPIPKKYQGKLWLPAKQVKLSEQYENSNQTLSQGSTLTRTVTLEGIGIPAQLLPTLTFQETDFFSVYPEKGAERNQVKQGELIGSVEIKVTYLFNKAGKTTIPELRLTWFNTETGKEEIAVLPPRSIDIIPSTAVKANTANTQVTGKEMSASSQLAPDSASVANESGGWAVKLAIFFGLAWLITLSLWIWQKRPRESSSKKEYKKALDALNKACSQCNPKKARDAVLKWASLQWPDAPMLNLTDLAQLVRDAHLRKQLHLLSQVLYRSQEKTLWRGDELLRAVQAVKRNESVKKRKNSNLPPINPF; translated from the coding sequence ATGAAGAAATTAATGTTATGGGGTTTATTGAGTTTATTTTCATCATTATCTTTTGCAGAAATCAAAGTTGAACTTGAGCCTTCGCAAGTCACAATGGGAGAAACCTTTAAATTATCCATTACTCAAGAAGATCAACAGGGGGGCGGAGTTCCCGATCTGACTGAATTGCAAAAGGATTTTGTGATTTTGGGTACAGAAAGGCATGTAAACTATTCCATTATTAATGGGCAGGCGCAATCACAAAGTCAATGGATTGTACTCTTGAGAGCGCTAAAGCCAGGTATTTTTACTATTCCTCCAATAAAAGTAGGTCTTGAACAAAGTCTGCCAATCACTATCAATGTCCAGGGTAGTGCCAATACACAAGCTTTGCCAGATGAGGCTATACAAAAGCAGGACGTTTTCCTGACAGCTGAAGTGAATGAGAAAAACCCCTATGTTAACCAACAAATTATTTATACGGTCAAATTATACAATAGCAAACGATTGTTAGATGCCGATTATCAAGGTCCAAAAGTTGATGATGCCTTGCTGATTCCGTTAGGGGATGCGAAACGTTACCATGCTGTTCATAACAACATTAATTATGTTGTTGAAGAGCAAACTTATGCGATATATCCGCAAAAAAGTGGCACTTTGAAAATCATATCACCGATTTTTAATGCTCTTGTATATGACTATAACCCCCAACGCACCAAAGCGACGGATAAAGCGATTAACTTAACTATCAAGCCAATCCCTAAAAAGTATCAAGGCAAATTATGGTTGCCAGCAAAACAGGTTAAGTTATCCGAGCAATATGAAAACAGTAATCAGACTCTCAGTCAGGGAAGTACGTTAACACGTACAGTGACATTGGAAGGAATAGGCATTCCAGCTCAGTTATTGCCAACACTTACCTTTCAAGAAACAGATTTCTTTAGCGTTTATCCAGAGAAAGGGGCGGAACGCAATCAGGTTAAGCAAGGTGAGCTAATTGGCAGTGTCGAAATCAAGGTCACTTATTTGTTCAACAAAGCAGGCAAAACGACAATACCCGAATTGCGTCTTACCTGGTTTAATACTGAAACAGGTAAAGAAGAAATCGCTGTTTTACCTCCAAGGAGCATAGATATCATCCCTTCTACTGCGGTCAAGGCAAATACTGCAAACACTCAAGTCACAGGTAAAGAAATGTCTGCCAGCAGTCAATTAGCGCCTGATTCTGCATCAGTTGCCAATGAATCAGGAGGTTGGGCTGTGAAGTTGGCAATATTTTTTGGTTTGGCCTGGTTAATCACTTTAAGCTTATGGATATGGCAAAAGCGACCGAGAGAGTCATCCAGTAAAAAGGAGTATAAAAAAGCTTTGGATGCTTTAAATAAAGCTTGTAGTCAATGTAATCCCAAAAAAGCTCGTGATGCTGTTTTAAAATGGGCCTCTTTGCAATGGCCTGATGCTCCAATGCTTAATTTAACTGACTTGGCGCAATTGGTAAGAGACGCGCATTTAAGGAAACAATTGCATCTGCTTTCGCAAGTCTTGTACCGAAGTCAGGAAAAAACATTATGGCGCGGGGATGAATTATTGCGGGCTGTGCAAGCGGTAAAACGTAACGAATCTGTGAAAAAGCGAAAAAACAGTAATTTACCTCCTATTAATCCATTTTAG
- a CDS encoding tetratricopeptide repeat protein, protein MMWRVLTIVAAALISNQLKAFSWSDLWFTPNQQAQHLMEKGQFAKAKDLFERNDWAASAAYRAGDYEQAAKLFNELKTEQGYYNQGNALAHLGKYEEAIRAYDKALAFNPNNQDALYNRKLISELLKKDKEKKKSQNQQDKDQQNQDQQNQDKQNKDQQNQDQQNQDKQNKDQRNQDQQNQDKQNKDQQNQDKQNQDKQNKNQQNQDQQNQDKQNKDQQNQDQQNQDKQNKDQQNQDQQNQDKQNKAQQNKVQNKKNDKQEGEIQSEANQEKQLAKEQWLRLIPDDPGGLMREKFLRDHLRRERGWYQ, encoded by the coding sequence ATGATGTGGCGGGTTTTAACTATTGTGGCAGCTGCACTAATATCCAATCAACTTAAGGCATTTAGTTGGTCTGATTTATGGTTTACTCCCAATCAACAAGCTCAACATTTGATGGAAAAGGGACAATTTGCAAAAGCTAAAGATCTTTTTGAGCGCAATGACTGGGCTGCAAGCGCAGCATACAGAGCAGGAGATTATGAACAGGCAGCCAAATTATTCAATGAGTTAAAAACGGAACAAGGCTACTATAATCAGGGAAATGCTCTAGCACACTTAGGGAAATATGAGGAAGCAATACGAGCATATGACAAAGCCTTGGCATTTAATCCAAATAATCAGGATGCTTTATATAATCGAAAATTAATCAGTGAATTGTTGAAGAAAGATAAAGAAAAGAAAAAAAGCCAGAATCAGCAGGATAAGGATCAACAGAACCAGGATCAACAAAATCAGGACAAGCAAAACAAAGATCAACAGAACCAGGATCAGCAAAATCAGGACAAGCAAAACAAAGATCAACGGAACCAGGATCAGCAAAATCAGGACAAGCAAAACAAAGATCAACAGAACCAGGACAAGCAAAATCAGGACAAGCAGAACAAAAATCAGCAGAACCAGGATCAACAAAATCAGGACAAGCAAAACAAAGATCAACAGAACCAGGATCAGCAAAATCAGGACAAGCAAAACAAAGATCAGCAGAACCAGGATCAGCAAAATCAGGACAAGCAAAATAAGGCACAACAGAATAAAGTTCAAAATAAAAAAAATGACAAGCAAGAGGGAGAAATTCAGTCCGAAGCGAATCAGGAGAAACAACTTGCTAAAGAACAATGGTTGCGATTAATACCTGATGATCCGGGTGGATTAATGAGAGAAAAATTTTTACGTGATCATTTACGTAGAGAGCGTGGGTGGTATCAATGA
- a CDS encoding VWA domain-containing protein: MIAEFHFLRPWCLLMIVPLFALVVIYWRQKPKLHAWEAVCDPHLLEHLLHSKGQSKRALSLSFLFFSILFMILSVSGPTWYKLPQSTYKPIQPRVLLLDMSDKMMLGDLSPNRLSRAKFKLHDLFTRKDIGQFGLIVFTGEPFVVSPLTDDGQTISSLLSALTPDIMPVAGYNLDSALDEASQLIKQAGYDHGEILVLTAETPSSSAIEKAKKLAESGIFSSIMPIRADENLNPLFQRFANAGDGYLLVYSPDSSDLEKWLNASQGKEKFALEKNEDIPLWRDEGRWFLIPALLLLLPVFQRGWMQRVTI; the protein is encoded by the coding sequence ATGATAGCTGAGTTTCATTTTTTAAGGCCATGGTGTTTGTTGATGATAGTGCCTTTGTTTGCGTTGGTGGTAATTTATTGGCGGCAAAAACCAAAATTACATGCCTGGGAGGCGGTATGTGATCCCCATCTTCTGGAACATTTATTACACAGTAAAGGTCAGAGTAAACGTGCCTTATCTTTATCATTCCTGTTTTTTAGTATTTTATTTATGATTTTGAGTGTGTCTGGTCCAACTTGGTACAAATTGCCTCAATCTACTTATAAGCCAATTCAGCCAAGGGTTTTGTTATTGGATATGTCAGATAAAATGATGCTTGGGGATTTATCGCCAAATCGTCTTAGTCGGGCTAAATTCAAATTGCATGATTTATTTACCCGCAAGGATATAGGGCAGTTTGGTTTGATTGTTTTCACAGGCGAACCTTTTGTTGTATCTCCTTTAACAGACGATGGTCAAACTATCTCTTCCTTATTGTCAGCCTTGACCCCTGATATCATGCCCGTTGCAGGATATAATTTAGACAGTGCCTTGGATGAAGCAAGCCAATTAATTAAGCAAGCGGGTTATGACCATGGCGAAATTTTAGTTTTAACCGCTGAAACACCGTCCTCTAGCGCTATTGAAAAAGCTAAAAAGCTGGCAGAATCAGGTATTTTTTCTTCAATTATGCCAATCAGAGCTGATGAAAATTTGAACCCCTTGTTTCAGCGCTTCGCCAATGCGGGAGATGGATACTTGTTGGTATACTCACCAGATTCAAGTGATTTGGAAAAGTGGTTGAACGCCTCTCAAGGCAAAGAAAAATTTGCTCTTGAAAAAAATGAAGATATCCCATTATGGCGTGATGAAGGCCGCTGGTTCTTGATTCCCGCATTGCTTTTATTATTACCCGTATTTCAGCGAGGTTGGATGCAAAGGGTGACGATATGA
- a CDS encoding vWA domain-containing protein — translation MFELATPWALSLIPVPLFLWYLLPRAKVKLPAALKVPFFEAMAGIVEQENRLISAKTLLLIPVLVWVLLVIALSGPRWVGEPKPVAREGYNIMMVLDLSGSMEITDMLLHGRPVSRLLVVKRAAEQFVEDRVGDRIGLILFGTRAYLQTPLTYDRHSVLMRIDDATAGLAGKTTSIGDAVGLAVKRLQDVPSKGRVIILLTDGANNSGVLAPLKAAELAKQDGIKIYTIGLGSEADPRALTGDFFAPTLSAELDEKTLEKMAKMTGGRYFRATDPESLQSIYQTINQLETVKQEQATVRPQKEYYPWFVAFALLLCFYWLISKADLFVYLRSFLKVERSLSHDS, via the coding sequence GTGTTCGAATTAGCTACCCCATGGGCTTTGTCACTTATTCCTGTCCCTTTGTTTCTCTGGTATTTGTTACCGCGGGCAAAAGTAAAATTACCTGCTGCATTGAAGGTTCCTTTTTTTGAGGCAATGGCAGGTATTGTTGAACAAGAGAACCGGCTAATCTCGGCTAAAACGCTGCTATTAATTCCTGTTTTAGTTTGGGTATTGCTGGTTATCGCCCTTTCTGGTCCGCGATGGGTTGGTGAGCCAAAGCCTGTAGCAAGGGAAGGATATAATATCATGATGGTATTGGATCTTTCAGGCAGCATGGAAATTACGGATATGCTACTGCATGGCCGACCAGTCAGTCGTTTGCTTGTCGTGAAAAGGGCTGCAGAGCAATTTGTTGAGGACAGAGTCGGAGATAGAATCGGTTTGATTCTGTTTGGTACTCGAGCTTATTTGCAAACACCATTAACCTATGACAGACATAGCGTACTAATGAGGATAGACGACGCAACAGCTGGTCTTGCAGGTAAAACTACTTCGATTGGTGATGCAGTAGGTTTAGCCGTCAAAAGGTTACAAGATGTTCCTTCCAAAGGAAGAGTTATTATTTTGCTGACGGACGGAGCAAACAACTCAGGTGTATTAGCCCCCTTAAAAGCAGCAGAGTTAGCCAAGCAAGATGGAATCAAAATCTATACTATAGGCTTAGGTTCGGAGGCAGATCCAAGAGCGTTAACTGGTGATTTTTTTGCCCCCACCCTTTCCGCCGAACTGGATGAAAAGACATTGGAAAAAATGGCAAAAATGACAGGTGGTCGTTATTTCAGGGCGACAGATCCTGAGTCTTTACAATCCATATACCAAACCATCAATCAACTGGAAACCGTGAAGCAAGAACAGGCAACTGTTCGGCCTCAAAAGGAATATTATCCCTGGTTCGTTGCCTTTGCTTTGTTATTATGCTTTTATTGGTTGATTAGCAAGGCGGATTTATTTGTGTACTTAAGGTCTTTTTTAAAAGTAGAGCGGAGCTTAAGTCATGATAGCTGA
- a CDS encoding DUF4381 domain-containing protein has protein sequence MAKTEPLAQLRDIHLPEPVGWWPLAPGWYGLMVLIVVLVAGVAYFIYKRHVNALPKKQALTLLKIHKEQYEKDKNTQLASAHISELLKRVALVYYPRAEVASMHGEAWVEFLNQTGKGIDFTPVKSMLLDSPYKTSDALNLNPLFTRAEKWIKQRGKPCSN, from the coding sequence GTGGCTAAAACAGAACCATTAGCTCAATTACGAGACATTCATTTGCCTGAGCCTGTTGGCTGGTGGCCTCTTGCGCCAGGGTGGTATGGCTTAATGGTTCTTATCGTTGTTTTAGTGGCAGGGGTTGCCTATTTCATTTATAAAAGGCATGTTAACGCATTACCCAAGAAACAAGCCTTAACTTTATTAAAAATCCACAAAGAACAGTATGAAAAAGATAAAAACACTCAATTGGCCAGTGCCCATATTTCTGAATTGCTAAAGCGAGTTGCCTTGGTTTATTATCCAAGAGCAGAAGTCGCTAGTATGCATGGTGAAGCTTGGGTTGAATTTTTAAATCAGACTGGCAAGGGGATTGATTTTACTCCGGTTAAATCGATGTTATTGGATTCACCCTATAAAACATCAGATGCACTGAATTTAAATCCTTTATTTACTCGTGCAGAAAAATGGATCAAGCAAAGGGGGAAGCCGTGTTCGAATTAG
- a CDS encoding DUF58 domain-containing protein, producing MTDGVVAELSELIDLRRYVHSVHYKPQGRALRSGNHISKFRGRGMDFAEVRNYQAGDEIRHMEWRVTARTGRPHVKIYQEERERPVVLLVDFNPSMIFGTKIAFKSVVAARLASLLAWTVIKQGDRVGGFFFSATEHSEFIPRGRDSGVLPLLASLSRYTTQTEVQREEKPRMLSDALMRLRRVIRPGSILVLISDFYSMDVECEKHLNRLRGHNDILAYHVCDRIELAPPKPQQYAISDGKQEIILDTGLETVSTAYQLYCQQRIEQLNDQFKRLQIQYVQVTADTNLTPLVRLTFPRRSRG from the coding sequence ATGACTGACGGAGTTGTAGCTGAATTAAGCGAATTAATCGATTTAAGACGGTATGTTCATTCCGTTCATTATAAGCCGCAAGGAAGAGCGTTGCGTTCTGGAAACCATATTTCCAAGTTTCGTGGACGGGGAATGGATTTTGCGGAAGTAAGGAATTATCAGGCTGGTGATGAAATTCGTCATATGGAATGGCGCGTTACTGCGCGTACTGGAAGGCCTCATGTCAAAATTTATCAGGAGGAGCGGGAAAGGCCAGTGGTTCTGCTTGTAGATTTTAACCCTTCCATGATTTTCGGTACCAAGATAGCATTTAAGTCAGTGGTAGCTGCACGATTGGCTTCTCTTTTAGCATGGACAGTGATAAAACAAGGAGATCGGGTAGGAGGATTCTTTTTTTCAGCTACAGAACACAGTGAGTTTATTCCGCGAGGACGAGATTCGGGCGTACTCCCTTTATTGGCTTCTTTAAGTCGATATACCACTCAAACAGAGGTTCAGCGAGAAGAAAAGCCACGTATGTTAAGTGATGCCTTAATGAGGCTGCGTCGGGTTATTCGGCCTGGAAGTATACTTGTTTTGATAAGCGATTTTTATTCTATGGATGTTGAGTGTGAGAAGCATTTAAATCGTTTACGAGGCCATAATGACATACTGGCCTATCATGTTTGTGACAGAATTGAACTGGCTCCTCCAAAACCGCAACAATATGCCATTAGCGATGGTAAACAGGAAATCATATTAGACACTGGCCTGGAAACTGTTAGCACAGCTTATCAGCTCTATTGCCAGCAGAGAATTGAGCAGTTAAATGATCAATTTAAGCGGTTGCAAATTCAGTATGTCCAGGTGACTGCTGATACCAATCTCACTCCACTGGTGCGCTTGACCTTTCCCCGGAGGTCTCGTGGCTAA
- a CDS encoding AAA family ATPase, translating to MEQLDDKVADNVQQKILQLSRHLNSRILGQKDLISRLLIALLADGHLLVEGAPGLAKTRAVKELSDVVEGDFHRIQFTPDLLPGDLTGTDVYHPQNGSFVFQPGPIFHHLILADEINRAPAKVQSALLEAMAERQVTIGGKTYPLPELFLVMATQNPIEQEGTYPLPEAQLDRFLMYVKISYPDAKVEHDILTLARKEALGNATENQIKVTKLSQKTLFEARKQVLKVHTSEALENYLVQLVVATRNPGVYSDELGRWLRFGASPRATIALDRCSKAHAWLAGRDYVTPDDIHVIAHDVLRHRILLSFEAEAEGISSDDFIDSLLRLVAIP from the coding sequence ATGGAGCAACTAGACGATAAAGTCGCAGATAATGTGCAACAAAAAATACTACAGTTAAGTCGTCATCTTAATTCGCGTATTTTGGGTCAAAAGGATTTGATCTCTCGTCTGTTGATCGCTTTGCTTGCAGATGGCCATTTGTTGGTTGAAGGAGCTCCGGGTTTAGCAAAAACCAGAGCCGTTAAAGAATTGTCAGACGTAGTTGAAGGTGATTTTCATCGGATTCAATTCACCCCCGATCTGCTACCTGGGGACTTAACTGGTACGGACGTCTACCATCCGCAAAATGGTTCTTTTGTCTTTCAGCCCGGCCCTATATTTCATCATCTTATCCTGGCTGATGAGATCAACCGCGCCCCTGCCAAAGTACAGTCAGCCCTGCTTGAAGCGATGGCAGAAAGGCAAGTCACTATTGGAGGAAAAACTTATCCTCTGCCAGAATTGTTTCTGGTCATGGCAACTCAAAATCCTATAGAACAAGAAGGAACTTATCCTTTACCAGAAGCCCAATTGGACAGATTTTTAATGTATGTGAAAATTAGTTACCCTGATGCAAAAGTAGAACATGACATTTTAACTTTGGCACGTAAAGAAGCACTGGGTAATGCAACAGAAAATCAAATCAAAGTGACGAAATTGTCCCAAAAAACTTTATTTGAAGCTCGAAAACAAGTATTGAAAGTACATACCAGTGAAGCACTTGAAAATTATCTGGTTCAGTTGGTAGTTGCTACCCGTAATCCCGGAGTATACAGTGACGAATTGGGACGCTGGTTGCGTTTTGGGGCAAGCCCACGCGCTACTATCGCACTGGACCGTTGTTCCAAGGCTCATGCCTGGCTTGCAGGTAGAGATTATGTGACTCCCGATGATATACACGTTATCGCTCATGATGTACTGCGCCACAGGATTTTGTTAAGTTTTGAAGCAGAAGCAGAAGGCATTAGCAGCGATGACTTTATAGACTCTTTATTACGTTTAGTCGCCATCCCTTAG
- a CDS encoding tRNA dihydrouridine synthase yields the protein MHTFINSPLQIGSLKLPHRLIQGPLAGYSCAPFRDLFNIYTPPAYCVSEMCSAIDILHKHSSQSRYIYRAPTEKFLAYQISGNEPHVLAEAAAKLQSLGADLIDINCGCPKSKIRKKGAGSALLEDPQKLIAIISRVRAAISIPLTIKIRIQNNEKDLTLAKQIEDAGAHALIVHGRRWTEDYDIPCNWQQIANIKNAVNIPVIVNGDINNIFSLRKALEISACDGFMISRAGTGKPWLYRDLLNLETNDVAFDEKLKLFMLHLEGLSCLENEYKAVLQSKSLVRYYFKKQLNEQQLQQFYQLGSLMEIKDFLAEATHRVSPILVAAS from the coding sequence ATGCACACTTTTATTAACAGTCCTCTGCAAATCGGCTCTTTAAAACTCCCTCATCGACTGATTCAAGGACCTTTGGCAGGATACAGTTGCGCCCCTTTCAGAGATCTATTCAATATTTATACACCGCCTGCTTATTGCGTTTCTGAAATGTGTTCTGCCATCGACATTCTTCATAAACATTCCTCTCAATCCCGGTATATTTACAGAGCTCCCACAGAAAAATTCCTGGCTTACCAAATCTCCGGAAATGAGCCACATGTCCTTGCAGAAGCAGCAGCTAAACTGCAATCACTGGGTGCGGATCTAATTGATATTAATTGCGGCTGCCCTAAAAGCAAAATTCGTAAAAAAGGGGCTGGTAGCGCTTTATTGGAAGATCCACAAAAATTGATTGCCATTATCTCTAGGGTACGCGCAGCGATCAGCATTCCGCTGACTATTAAAATACGCATTCAAAACAATGAAAAGGATTTAACCTTAGCCAAACAAATAGAGGACGCTGGTGCTCATGCCCTGATAGTGCATGGCAGGCGATGGACAGAAGATTATGATATCCCATGCAATTGGCAGCAAATTGCAAATATCAAGAATGCTGTCAATATACCAGTCATTGTAAATGGTGATATTAACAATATATTCAGTTTAAGAAAGGCCCTGGAAATCAGCGCGTGCGATGGTTTTATGATTTCTCGAGCAGGTACGGGCAAACCCTGGCTATATCGGGATTTATTGAATCTGGAAACAAATGATGTCGCTTTTGATGAGAAATTAAAACTGTTTATGCTCCACCTCGAAGGATTGTCATGCCTTGAAAACGAGTATAAAGCGGTACTGCAAAGCAAGTCCCTGGTTCGCTATTACTTCAAAAAGCAACTGAACGAACAACAACTGCAACAGTTCTATCAATTAGGTTCATTAATGGAAATCAAGGATTTTTTAGCTGAGGCAACTCACCGAGTTTCCCCCATATTAGTTGCCGCCTCATGA